A genomic stretch from Scomber scombrus chromosome 8, fScoSco1.1, whole genome shotgun sequence includes:
- the dnase2b gene encoding uncharacterized protein dnase2b, whose protein sequence is MGNLFSTDISCKNEAGEPVDWFIIYKLPRYKIGEVGSGVDYMYLDSSVESWQMSKFTVNTSQGAIGKTLNQIYIGKAYKSNSSVYAFYNDAPPILEYIKGYGHTKGLLHFDHSQGFWLSHSIPHFPSFPEKGYRYPSSGKVNGQTALCVTYQYAQFLRIVEQMVYLFPRFYNCSVPGGFLADLPQLAQLCEGSKPPLASDKRVEQLFSIQGEKFASFVKSERFVDDIYTGWVAQALDVDLLVESWQREGHELPSNCSLPKHAMNIKRIRLPGSILFQSHYDHSKWCVSRAYEDQVTCLGDLNRERAQMWRGGGLVCSFNPLIYKAFRQVVDWYIGWARESLAMSLFKDSRLKALGKKYILYKLPQVNDDGLSYAYMDDNTNGWQISIETINSTSGTLANTLKPLLDFYDRKTEGFGYMLYNDQPPNSKSVSASFGHSKGVVMLDRETGVWLSHSTPKFPTYRRKDFWPSSGNVNAQTFICVTYPYDEFKKIGLQLMYIHAYSYDSDIPTTFHNDLRCVAQRSCYPRNEPWYSVTTLTSMRRRRFSSFAKYTRFRDDLYSGLIVNYLEQNLYVKSWGKLRRPLPSNCNIPHHVYNVNEVKILRGEPFRDTVDQSKWCVTSGGDWACIADMNREESQMDRGGGAICTNDTAVGKAFSTMIATFRPCKRERPYALHREL, encoded by the exons ATGGGGAATT TGTTTAGTACTGACATTTCCTGTAAAAATGAAGCTGGTGAGCCTGTTGATTG GTTCATCATCTACAAGTTGCCCAGGTATAAGATTGGCGAGGTCGGCAGTGGTGTAGACTACATGTACCTGGACTCCTCAGTAGAGAGCTGGCAGATGAGTAAATTCACAGTTAACACCAGTCAAGGAGCCATAGGGAAAACACTGAACCAGATTTACATAGGAAAGGCCTACAAG TCTAACAGCTCAGTCTACGCATTCTACAATGATGCACCGCCAATCCTGGAGTACATCAAAGGCTATGGACACACTAAAG GGTTACTGCACTTTGACCACTCTCAAGGTTTCTGGCTATCGCACAGCATCCCCcatttcccctccttccctgaGAAAGGCTACCGTTACCCCTCCTCTGGCAAAGTCAATGGCCAGACTGCTCTGTGTGTGACGTACCAGTATGCCCAGTTCCTCCGTATAG TGGAGCAGATGGTGTACCTTTTCCCGCGTTTTTATAACTGCTCAGTGCCCGGTGGATTTTTGGCCGACCTGCCACAGTTGGCTCAATTATGTGAGGGCTCCAAACCTCCGCTGGCCTCAGATAAGAGAGTGGAGCAGCTCTTCTCCATCCAGGGGGAGAAGTTTGCCAGTTTTGTCAAATCTGAACGTTTTGTGGATG ATATCTACACAGGCTGGGTGGCCCAGGCCCTGGATGTCGACCTGCTGGTTGAAAGCTGGCAGAGAGAAGGCCACGAGCTGCCGTCCAACTGCTCCTTGCCCAAACACGCCATGAACATCAAGAGGATTCGGCTTCCTGGATCAATCCTGTTCCAGTCTCActacgaccactcaaagtggTGTGTGTCGCGGGCTTATGAGGACCAGGTGACCTGCTTGGGGGACCTGAATAGGGAGAGGGCCCAAATGTGGCGTGGTGGGGGGCTGGTCTGCTCTTTCAACCCTTTGATTTACAAGGCCTTCAGACAGGTGGTGGACTGGTATATTGGTT GGGCCAGGGAGTCATTAGCCATGTCTCTGTTCAAGGATTCAAGGTTGAAAGCTTTGGGAAAAAA GTATATTTTATACAAGCTGCCCCAAGTGAATGATGATGGTTTGTCGTATGCATACATGGATGACAACACCAACGGATGGCAAATCAGCATAGAGACAATCAACAGTACATCTGGCACCCTAGCGAACACCCTGAAACCTCTTCTTGATTTCTATGACAGAAAG aCAGAAGGCTTTGGATACATGCTCTATAATGATCAACCTCCAAATTCTAAGTCTGTCTCTGCATCATTTGGCCACAGCAAAG GGGTTGTGATGTTGGACAGAGAAACTGGAGTTTGGCTCTCACACAGTACACCTAAGTTCCCAACATATCGCAGAAAAGACTTTTGGCCAAGCAGCGGAAACGTCAACGCTCAAACATTCATCTGTGTGACTTACCCCTatgatgaatttaaaaagaTAG GATTGCAGCTCATGTACATACACGCTTATTCATATGACTCTGACATACCGACAACATTTCACAATGACCTGCGATGTGTTGCTCAGAGAAGCTGCTACCCAAGGAATGAGCCCTGGTATAGTGTCACGACACTGACTTCAATGAGAAGACGTAGATTCTCTAGCTTTGCAAAATACACACGTTTTAGGGATG ACCTTTACTCTGGCCTTATTGTTAACTACTTGGAGCAGAATCTGTATGTTAAGAGTTGGGGAAAGTTGCGTCGCCCACTGCCTTCTAACTGCAATATCCCTCATCATGTGTACAATGTGAATGAAGTGAAGATCCTCAGGGGGGAGCCCTTCAGAGATACTGTGGATCAATCCAAGTGGTGTGTGACCTCTGGTGGTGACTGGGCCTGCATCGCTGATATGAACAGAGAGGAGAGTCAGATGGACAGAGGTGGAGGTGCAATATGTACTAATGATACTGCAGTTGGGAAGGCCTTCTCTACGATGATCGCAACATTTAGACCATGTAAACGTGAACGTCCATATGCTCTACATAGAGAGCTTTAA
- the uox gene encoding uricase → MATASNQNVEFVQTGYGKNIVKVLFIRRQGTHHDIIELKADVELTLNSRKDYLTGDNSDIIPTDTIKNTVHALAKIKGVKNIEQFSLDICHHFLTSFNHVLRAKVCMEEAPWRRLEKNGVEHAHAFIYSPEAHRFCDVEQNLGGVPVIHSGVKNMKVLKTTQSGFTGFHRDRFTTLKDTDDRCFCTAVYSRWRYNKVRDVNFDAAWKCVKETIIEKFAGPYDCGEYSPSVQKTLYETQVLVLDRIPEVEEIEIVMPNQHYFTIDMTKMGLSNKDEVLLPLDNPSGNITGIVRRKQRARL, encoded by the exons ATGGCAACTGCTTCAAATCAG AATGTGGAGTTTGTACAAACAGGCTACGGCAAGAACATAGTGAAGGTGCTGTTCATCAGGAGACAGGGCACCCACCATGACATTATCGAACTGAAGGCTGATGTGGAGCTCACACTCAATTCACGCAAGGATTATTTGACTGGAGACAACTCAGACATCATCCCCACCGACACCATCAAGAACACTGTCCATGCCCTGGCCAAGATCAAAGGG GTGAAGAACATTGAGCAGTTTTCCCTGGATATCTGTCATCATTTCCTGACCTCTTTCAACCATGTGCTGCGGGCCAAGGTTTGCATGGAGGAGGCTCCATGGAGAAGGTTGGAGAAg aaCGGGGTAGAACATGCTCATGCATTTATCTACAGCCCAGAAGCTCATCGCTTCTGTGATGTTGAACAGAATCTtggag GAGTCCCAGTGATTCACAGTGGGGTGAAGAACATGAAGGTGTTGAAAACTACTCAGTCTGGTTTTACGGGTTTCCACCGAGACCGCTTCACTACGCTGAAAGACACAGACGACAGGTGTTTCTGCACCGCTGTCTACTCTAGGTGGCGCTACAACAAGGTTCGGGATGTCAATTTTGACGCTGCATG GAAATGTGTTAAGGAGACAATTATTGAGAAGTTTGCTGGCCCCTATGATTGCGGAGAGTACTCACCATCTGTGCAGAAGACCCTTTATGAGACACAAGTTCTGGTCCTGGATAGAATTCCTGAG GTGGAGGAAATTGAGATTGTCATGCCCAACCAGCATTACTTCACCATAGACATGACAAAAATGGGCCTCAGTAACAAAGACGAA GTTCTTCTACCCCTCGATAACCCCTCAGGAAACATCACAGGGATAGTGCGCAGGAAACAGCGAGCCAGGCTGTGA
- the rpf1 gene encoding ribosome production factor 1, producing the protein MDITEVPVSQTDSKGKKKKNKKAKKQKKSVEEAESSSGVDNKEELKMKSEAAESAFPPTFSVSEIKNKQRRHLMFMKLKQEKRKQKMQLKKKKKKEREALGDKAPPKEVPKTIENQRVYDETTVDPEDEEVAFDEGTDEFSAYFNGLTNPKVLITTSDRPRGRTVRFCEQLATVVPNAHVYYRRGLALKRVIPQCVARNFTYLMVINEDRKIPNGMVLCHLPDGPTAHFKISSVRLRKEMKRRGKDPTEHSPEVILNNFTTRLGHSIGRLLAALFPQDPQFVGRQVATFHNQRDFIFFRFHRYIFKNEKKVGIQELGPRFTLKLRSLQKGTFDSKFGEYEWVLKRHEMDACRRKFQL; encoded by the exons ATGGATATCACAGAGGTTCCCGTGTCTCAGACAGACAGCAAAggtaagaaaaagaagaacaagaaggcaaagaagcagaagaagagtgTGGAAGAAGCGGAGAGCAGCAGTGGTGTTGATAATAAAGAGGAGTTGAAGATGAAGAGCGAGGCAGCTGAATCCGCCTTCCCCCCCACCTTCAGTGTGTCCGAAATCAAGAACAAACAGCGCAGACACCTCATGTTCATGAAACTGAAGCAGGAGAAGAGAAAG caaaagatgcagctgaagaaaaagaagaaaaaagaaagggaagcTTTAGGTGACAAg GCACCGCCAAAAGAGGTCCCCAAGACGATAGAAAACCAGAGGGTGTACGATGAGACCACAGTCGACCCAGAAGATGAAGAG GTGGCTTTTGATGAGGGAACCGATGAATTTTCAGCCTATTTTAACGGGCTAACGAACCCCAAAGTACTCATCACAACATCAGACAGACCCAGAGGG AGGACAGTGAGGTTTTGTGAGCAGCTGGCCACAGTAGTACCAAACGCCCATGTGTACTACAGAAGAGGCCTGGCCCTGAAGAGGGTCATTCCCCAGTGTGTCGCCAGAAACTTCACATACCTCATGGTGATCAACGAGGACCGCAAGATACCCA ATGGTATGGTACTCTGTCACCTACCCGACGGGCCGACTGCACACTTCAAGATCAGCAGTGTTCGACTACGTAAGGAGATGAAG AGACGAGGGAAGGACCCAACTGAACACTCTCCAGAAGTGATCCTAAACAACTTCACTACACGTCTGGGCCACAGCATCGGCCGGCTGTTAGCTGCGCTTTTCCCACAAGACCCTCAGTTTGTGGGTCGGCAGGTCGCCACGTTCCACAACCAGAGAGATTTCATCTTTTTCAGATTCCACAG GTACATCTTCAAGAATGAGAAGAAAGTTGGCATTCAGGAGCTGGGACCTCGCTTCACCCTTAAACTCCGCTCCCTACAGAAGGGCACCTTCGACTCAAAGTTTGGCGAGTACGAGTGGGTCCTGAAG CGCCACGAGATGGACGCCTGCAGAAGGAAGTTCCAGCTTTGA
- the LOC133984642 gene encoding guanine nucleotide-binding protein G(I)/G(S)/G(O) subunit gamma-5, whose amino-acid sequence MSGSSNIVAMKKIVQQLRLEAGINRVKVSQAAADLQQFCLQNAQQDPLLTGMSSSNNPFRPQKVCSFL is encoded by the exons ATGTCGGGATCATCCAACATAGTAGCTATGAAGAAAATCGTCCAACAGTTGCGACTTGAGGCGGGCATAAACAGAGTGAAG GTGTCGCAGGCCGCGGCGGACCTACAGCAGTTCTGCCTCCAGAACGCCCAGCAGGACCCTCTGCTCACCGGCATGTCGTCCAGCAACAACCCGTTCAGACCGCAGAAAGTCTGCTCTTTCCTATAG
- the samd13 gene encoding sterile alpha motif domain-containing protein 13 has protein sequence MMIAVLIFASIPVENGQLPDPANWGVTDVVNYFKATGFEEQATAFQDQEIDGKSLLLMTRNDVLTGLSIKLGPALKIYEYHVKPLQTQHLKSNAS, from the exons ATGATGATCgctgttttaatttttgcatcaaT CCCAGTGGAGAACGGTCAGCTGCCAGACCCTGCCAACTGGGGGGTTACCGATGTCGTCAATTACTTCAAAGCAACAGGGTTTGAGGAGCAAGCCACGGCTTTCCAGGATCAG gaaaTCGATGGGAAATCCCTGCTCCTGATGACCCGTAACGATGTCCTGACGGGGCTGTCGATAAAGTTGGGCCCTGCACTGAAGATCTATGAGTACCATGTGAAGCCGCTGCAAACTCAACACTTGAAGAGCAACGCCTCGTAG